The Mycolicibacterium duvalii DNA window ACGGGATGAACTTCACCGTCGCGCCCGGGGAGCGCGTCACCCTGATCGGCCCGTCCGGCTCCGGCAAGACCACGATCCTGCGGCTGCTGATGACCCTGGAGCGGGTCACCGACGGGGTGATCTGGGTCGACGGTCAGCCGCTGACCCACCAGCAGCGCGGCGAGAAGTTGGTGCCGGCCTCGGAGAAATACCTGCGGCGGGTGCGCCGCCGCATCGGCATGGTGTTCCAGCAGTTCAACCTGTTCCCGAACATGACGGTCATCGAGAACGTCATAGAGGCACCGGTGTCGGTGCTGGGTCTGAGCAAGGACGAAGCACGCACCCGCGGCACCGAACTCCTCGACCGCGTCGGCATGGCCGACTTCGTCGACGCGCACCCCACCCGGCTGTCAGGCGGGCAACAACAGCGGGTGGCGATCGCCAGGGCGCTGGCGATGTCGCCCGACATCCTGCTGCTCGACGAGGTGACCTCGGCACTGGATCCCGAGCTCGTCGTCGACGTGCTCGACGTGCTGCGCGACATCGCCGAGGACACCGACATCACCATGTTGATCGTCACCCACGAAATGCGCTTCGCCCGAGACGTTTCCGACCGGGTGCTGATGTTCGACAACGGCGTCATCGTCGAAGACGGTCCGCCGTCGAAGATCTTCAACGATCCCGAGCACGAACGCACCCGCACATTCCTGCGGGCGGTGCTCGAGGAGCGGTGAGATCACCCGACGTCCCGGGGCGCGCCGGCCAGCACGTCGTCGGGCCAGCGGGCCGCCGCCGCGTGACCGGCCAGCAGTTTGAGATAGAACACCGGGCCGAACCACCGCGCCGACGGGTACGGCTCCAGCGCCGCGTCCAGCGCGATCCCCGCGGCTGTGAGCACCCACCCCAACGGCCTTCGGTGCGCGCGCAACCGGCGGATCACCGCGGTGGCCCCCAGCAGGTAGCCGTATCGCAGCCCGGAGTGCACCCAGCCACGGCGCGACGCACCGTCGACCCACGCCAGAACCAGCGGATGCACATGCACGACCGCGAAGCGCAGGTGGTCGGCGTCGGACTGGCCGGGCCGCTCGTACCAGCGGGCGCAGGCGGCGGTGTTGTTGGCCCAGGCGCCGCCCCACAGGTCCACCGCGGCAACCACCAGCAGCGCCGTCCTCGACGCCGTCAGCCGGCGCGCGCGGGCGCGGCGCACTGCCGCCACCCCACCCAGTCCGGCCAGCGTCAACGTCGTGGCGGTACCCACCGGAGTCGTCTCCGGGCCCACGAACTCCAGCCAGGCCCGCCGCACCGGGCCGAGCCCGCGCGTCATCGCTGCGCCGCCCGGGTCAGCACGGCGACGCACTCGACGTGGTGGGTCAGCGGGAACGAGTCGAACACCCGCAGCGCCTCCACCGCATATCCCTGCGACCGGTACAGGCCGATGTCGCGGGCGAAAGATGCTGCCTCGCAGCCGATGTGAACGACTCGCGGCACGTTGGCCGCCGACAACTGCTCGATCACCTCGCGACCGGCACCGGTGCGCGGCGGGTCGAGCACCGCGACGTCGGCGCCGCGCCCGAAGGTGCGCAGCGCGCGGCGTACCGAATCGTTGACCACGGTGACACAGCTCAGGTCGGCCAGCGCGGTGCGCGCGGCTCGGGAGGCGCCCCGCGAAGTGTCGACACTGATCACCCGGCCGCTGTCCCCGACGGCACCGGCCAGCGCCGCGGCGAACACACCTGCGCCGCCGTAGAGGTCCCACGCGGTCATCCCTGCCGCCAGCCCGGCCCACTCGGCGACGAGCTGGCTGTAGCGATCCGGCGCCTCGCGGTGCGCCTGCCAGAACGCGGTGACCGGGATCCGCCAGGTACGTCCCGACACCCGTTGCACCGCCTCATATCCCCCTTCGACGACGGCGGTCTTGCGGCCGCCGCGCCGGCCCGCCGTCACGATATGGCGCACTCCGTCGTCGTCGACGGCCACGTGCACCGCCGCCCCGGGCGGCCAGTGGGCGTCGGCGATCCCGGAAAGCATGCCGTGCGGGAGTTGCGCACAGTCCAGACGGTGTACCAATTCGGCACTGTGATAGCGGTGAAAGCCCGCGCGGCCATCCGCCGAGGTGGCCAGTCGCACCCTGGTTCGCCAGCCCGCGGCCTCGCCCGCACCGAGCGGTTCGGCGGTCGCCTCGTCCTCCTCGCGCCACCGGTAACCACCAAGGCGGGCAAGTTGATTGGCTACCACCGCACCCTTGATGCGACGCGCGACCGCGGGTTCGACGAACGCCAGATCACAGCAGCCCGCGCGACCGGGGCCGGCGATCGGGCAGATCGGGTCGATCCGTCCGGGAGCGGGCTCCAGCACCTCGGTCACCTCGGCGGTCCAGTAGGACGCGCGCTGCTCGACGA harbors:
- the ehuA gene encoding ectoine/hydroxyectoine ABC transporter ATP-binding protein EhuA, with amino-acid sequence MVRFADVVKRFGDKTVLDGMNFTVAPGERVTLIGPSGSGKTTILRLLMTLERVTDGVIWVDGQPLTHQQRGEKLVPASEKYLRRVRRRIGMVFQQFNLFPNMTVIENVIEAPVSVLGLSKDEARTRGTELLDRVGMADFVDAHPTRLSGGQQQRVAIARALAMSPDILLLDEVTSALDPELVVDVLDVLRDIAEDTDITMLIVTHEMRFARDVSDRVLMFDNGVIVEDGPPSKIFNDPEHERTRTFLRAVLEER
- a CDS encoding class I SAM-dependent RNA methyltransferase; its protein translation is MSGVIAPDDLVLHTDAAANGGSCVARHDGRVVFVRYALPGETVRARIVEQRASYWTAEVTEVLEPAPGRIDPICPIAGPGRAGCCDLAFVEPAVARRIKGAVVANQLARLGGYRWREEDEATAEPLGAGEAAGWRTRVRLATSADGRAGFHRYHSAELVHRLDCAQLPHGMLSGIADAHWPPGAAVHVAVDDDGVRHIVTAGRRGGRKTAVVEGGYEAVQRVSGRTWRIPVTAFWQAHREAPDRYSQLVAEWAGLAAGMTAWDLYGGAGVFAAALAGAVGDSGRVISVDTSRGASRAARTALADLSCVTVVNDSVRRALRTFGRGADVAVLDPPRTGAGREVIEQLSAANVPRVVHIGCEAASFARDIGLYRSQGYAVEALRVFDSFPLTHHVECVAVLTRAAQR